The following proteins are encoded in a genomic region of Lottiidibacillus patelloidae:
- a CDS encoding biotin transporter BioY translates to MRNLRTIDITLSAMFVALMAIGANIAAYVSFFNVPISMQPFFAILAGILLGSRLGAISMTVYALVGLAGAPIFAKFDHGIGAFVGAGGISGGFILSFIATAFIAGLIVEKSKNRNLLTYLVASFAGLAVLYVIGVTYFYFGWNAWMAGKVELADGSGFYGGITYITAWKFMTLFIIKDAIFTVIGALMAPRLYNALKNTSAFQKLHNNKAA, encoded by the coding sequence ATGAGAAACTTACGAACAATTGATATTACACTTTCTGCAATGTTTGTAGCGTTAATGGCGATTGGTGCTAATATTGCAGCATACGTTTCATTCTTTAATGTACCAATCTCAATGCAACCGTTCTTCGCTATTTTAGCTGGCATTTTACTTGGAAGCCGTTTAGGCGCAATTTCTATGACTGTTTACGCATTAGTGGGATTAGCTGGAGCTCCTATATTCGCAAAATTTGACCATGGAATCGGTGCATTTGTCGGAGCTGGTGGTATATCTGGTGGATTTATTTTATCTTTCATTGCAACTGCCTTTATTGCTGGGTTAATTGTTGAGAAAAGCAAAAACAGAAACCTACTTACTTACTTAGTAGCATCATTTGCTGGTTTAGCTGTTCTTTATGTAATTGGGGTAACTTATTTTTACTTCGGATGGAATGCTTGGATGGCAGGAAAAGTAGAATTAGCTGACGGAAGTGGTTTCTATGGAGGAATTACTTATATAACTGCTTGGAAATTCATGACACTATTTATTATTAAAGATGCTATTTTCACAGTGATCGGTGCATTAATGGCACCACGACTATACAATGCACTGAAAAATACGAGCGCATTTCAAAAATT